One part of the Streptomyces lienomycini genome encodes these proteins:
- a CDS encoding DUF1453 domain-containing protein, producing MSGLVDVLVIAAVAALVIVRQFRASRIDTDRRWWVLPAVLAVVALREPGLIDAHHPTASVLLLAAEILVGLATGAGWAWTTRVWVEGDGAVWSRGSRASVAVWGVGIALRAGLFGIGALLGLRQDSSALLLALAATLLVRSGILAWRVQAQRPAGVPGSAYGAAVPQPTWKEPA from the coding sequence ATGTCCGGGCTCGTAGACGTGTTGGTGATCGCCGCGGTGGCCGCTCTGGTGATCGTCCGCCAGTTCCGCGCAAGCCGGATCGACACCGACCGGCGCTGGTGGGTGCTCCCCGCGGTGCTCGCCGTCGTCGCCCTGCGCGAACCGGGCCTGATCGACGCCCACCACCCCACTGCCTCCGTGCTGCTGCTCGCCGCCGAGATACTCGTCGGCCTGGCCACCGGAGCCGGCTGGGCCTGGACCACCCGCGTATGGGTCGAGGGCGACGGTGCCGTGTGGAGCAGGGGCAGCCGGGCGAGCGTCGCTGTGTGGGGCGTCGGCATCGCATTGCGGGCAGGGCTCTTCGGAATCGGTGCGCTCCTGGGGCTGCGCCAGGACAGCTCCGCCCTGCTGCTCGCCCTCGCGGCGACCCTGCTGGTCCGCTCCGGCATCCTGGCCTGGCGGGTTCAGGCCCAGCGACCGGCCGGAGTGCCGGGCTCCGCGTACGGTGCCGCCGTGCCCCAGCCCACCTGGAAGGAGCCTGCGTGA
- a CDS encoding RNA polymerase sigma factor produces MSASTSRTLPPEIAESVSVMALIERGKAEGQIAGDDVRRAFEADQIPATQWKNVLRSLNQILEEEGVTLMVSAAEPKRTRKSVAAKSPAKRTATKTVAAKTVTSRKTTAPATPAAPAGEPAVEEEATAKKATAKKATAKKATAKKTTAKKTAAKKTTAKKEDGELLEDESTEEPKAATEEPEGTENAGFVLSDEDEDDAPAQQVAAAGATADPVKDYLKQIGKVPLLNAEQEVELAKRIEAGLFAEDKLANSDKLAPKLKRELEIIAEDGRRAKNHLLEANLRLVVSLAKRYTGRGMLFLDLIQEGNLGLIRAVEKFDYTKGYKFSTYATWWIRQAITRAMADQARTIRIPVHMVEVINKLARVQRQMLQDLGREPTPEELAKELDMTPEKVIEVQKYGREPISLHTPLGEDGDSEFGDLIEDSEAVVPADAVSFTLLQEQLHSVLDTLSEREAGVVSMRFGLTDGQPKTLDEIGKVYGVTRERIRQIESKTMSKLRHPSRSQVLRDYLD; encoded by the coding sequence GTGTCGGCCAGCACATCCCGTACGCTCCCGCCGGAGATCGCCGAGTCCGTCTCTGTCATGGCGCTCATCGAGCGGGGAAAGGCTGAGGGGCAGATCGCCGGCGATGACGTGCGTCGGGCCTTCGAAGCTGACCAGATTCCGGCCACTCAGTGGAAGAACGTACTGCGCAGCCTCAACCAGATCCTCGAGGAAGAGGGTGTGACGCTGATGGTCAGTGCCGCAGAACCCAAGCGCACCCGAAAGAGCGTCGCAGCGAAGAGTCCCGCCAAGCGCACCGCCACGAAGACGGTCGCGGCGAAGACGGTGACCAGCAGGAAGACGACCGCTCCCGCCACCCCGGCGGCGCCCGCCGGCGAGCCCGCCGTCGAGGAAGAGGCCACCGCCAAGAAGGCGACGGCCAAGAAGGCGACGGCCAAGAAGGCGACGGCCAAGAAGACCACCGCCAAGAAGACGGCGGCCAAGAAGACCACCGCCAAGAAGGAAGACGGCGAGCTTCTCGAGGACGAGTCGACCGAGGAGCCGAAGGCCGCGACGGAGGAGCCCGAGGGCACCGAGAACGCGGGCTTCGTGCTGTCCGACGAGGATGAGGACGACGCCCCGGCCCAGCAGGTCGCCGCGGCCGGCGCCACCGCCGACCCGGTCAAGGACTACCTCAAGCAGATCGGCAAGGTCCCCCTGCTCAACGCCGAGCAGGAGGTCGAACTCGCCAAGCGCATCGAGGCCGGTCTCTTCGCCGAGGACAAGCTGGCGAACTCGGACAAGCTCGCGCCCAAGCTCAAGCGCGAGCTGGAGATCATCGCCGAGGACGGGCGCCGCGCCAAGAACCACCTGCTGGAGGCCAACCTCCGCCTCGTGGTCTCCCTGGCCAAGCGCTACACCGGCCGCGGCATGCTCTTCCTGGACCTCATCCAGGAGGGCAACCTCGGTCTCATCCGCGCCGTGGAGAAGTTCGACTACACCAAGGGCTACAAGTTCTCCACCTATGCCACCTGGTGGATCCGTCAGGCGATCACCCGCGCGATGGCCGACCAGGCCCGCACCATCCGTATCCCGGTGCACATGGTCGAGGTCATCAACAAGCTCGCGCGCGTGCAGCGCCAGATGCTCCAGGACCTGGGCCGCGAGCCCACCCCGGAGGAGCTGGCCAAGGAACTCGACATGACCCCCGAGAAGGTCATCGAGGTCCAGAAGTACGGTCGCGAGCCCATCTCGCTGCACACCCCGCTGGGTGAGGACGGCGACAGCGAGTTCGGCGACCTCATCGAGGACTCCGAAGCGGTCGTCCCGGCCGACGCGGTCAGCTTCACACTCCTGCAGGAGCAGCTGCACTCCGTGCTCGACACCCTGTCCGAACGTGAGGCGGGCGTCGTCTCCATGCGCTTCGGTCTCACCGACGGTCAGCCGAAGACCCTCGACGAGATCGGCAAGGTGTACGGCGTCACGCGCGAGCGCATCCGCCAGATCGAGTCGAAGACCATGTCGAAGCTGCGTCACCCGTCGCGCTCTCAGGTCCTGCGCGACTACCTCGACTAG
- a CDS encoding DUF4192 domain-containing protein, translated as MTNHSETTGSPENGDIPEGAEPGRTNHPSYKDAADEHQVTLRTPAELADALPYLLGYRPEDSIVLAALRDRDGRGRFGGRARLGIPASTDDWAGAAGQLVHGLVTGSERRGVRPEQMVAYLCQEPSPGETGREVMQRLRPLAQKLRVECGALDVPVVEALCISAGRFWSYCCDEEACCPSEGLPMGLPGTSVLAAAATYAGIQVRGSLRELRARLLPRESVAAEQATALDRAATTLVSRILDTAGRSDVAEETLETAERVMRRLAEAPPVSGLPAEDLRDDQLLGHDEAAALILGLQDRTTRDRAAAWMEGDEAAPAMRLWRALARRCVVPYGEHAAAPLTLAGWVAWSAGDELEAREALAMALGADPDYLFARLLHQACNEGLDPESIRRCLREGREGDAGQGGGGSEGDGRADDPVDREPAKPSSGPPPGRRRRSRSLASANGVRRRAGARGQGPSAKIVRPRTPSATDRPGAAGTGLTRSRAAGTQAMGREGACPDGARAGERGGEGCGERP; from the coding sequence ATGACGAACCACAGCGAAACGACTGGATCCCCCGAGAACGGCGACATCCCGGAAGGCGCGGAGCCGGGTCGGACGAACCACCCCTCGTACAAGGACGCCGCGGACGAACACCAGGTCACTCTGCGCACCCCCGCCGAACTGGCCGACGCCCTGCCGTACCTGCTCGGGTACCGGCCCGAGGACAGCATCGTCCTGGCCGCCCTGCGCGACAGGGACGGGCGGGGCCGCTTCGGCGGCCGGGCGCGACTCGGCATTCCGGCGAGCACCGACGACTGGGCGGGCGCGGCCGGTCAACTGGTCCATGGCCTCGTGACCGGAAGCGAGCGGCGAGGTGTCAGGCCGGAGCAGATGGTCGCCTACCTCTGCCAGGAACCGAGCCCGGGCGAGACCGGCCGCGAGGTGATGCAGCGACTGCGACCACTGGCCCAGAAGCTGCGCGTCGAATGCGGCGCCCTCGACGTGCCCGTCGTCGAAGCGCTGTGCATCTCCGCGGGACGCTTCTGGTCCTACTGCTGCGACGAGGAGGCCTGCTGCCCGTCCGAAGGCCTCCCGATGGGGCTGCCCGGTACGTCGGTGCTGGCCGCGGCGGCCACCTACGCCGGTATCCAGGTGCGCGGCTCGCTCCGTGAGCTGCGGGCCAGGCTGCTGCCCCGGGAGAGCGTGGCGGCCGAGCAGGCGACCGCCCTGGACAGGGCCGCCACGACGCTGGTCTCCCGGATCCTCGACACCGCCGGCCGTTCGGACGTGGCCGAGGAGACACTGGAGACCGCCGAGCGGGTCATGCGACGCCTCGCCGAGGCCCCGCCCGTGTCCGGCCTGCCCGCAGAGGACCTGCGTGACGACCAGTTGCTCGGTCACGACGAGGCGGCGGCCCTGATCCTCGGACTGCAGGACCGTACGACGCGCGACCGTGCGGCCGCGTGGATGGAGGGCGACGAGGCGGCACCCGCGATGCGCCTCTGGCGGGCCCTGGCACGCCGCTGCGTCGTACCGTACGGCGAACACGCGGCCGCGCCCCTCACCCTCGCGGGATGGGTCGCCTGGTCCGCCGGCGACGAGCTGGAGGCCCGGGAGGCCCTGGCCATGGCCCTGGGCGCGGACCCCGACTACCTCTTCGCCCGGCTCCTGCACCAGGCGTGCAACGAGGGCCTCGATCCCGAGTCGATCCGCCGCTGTCTGCGTGAGGGCAGGGAAGGCGACGCAGGCCAGGGAGGCGGCGGTTCCGAAGGCGACGGGCGCGCGGACGACCCCGTGGACCGCGAGCCCGCCAAGCCCTCGTCCGGTCCGCCGCCCGGCCGTCGCCGCCGCTCGCGCTCCCTCGCCTCCGCCAACGGCGTCCGTCGCCGTGCCGGGGCGCGGGGGCAGGGGCCGAGTGCGAAGATCGTGCGTCCCCGCACTCCTTCCGCGACCGACCGGCCCGGGGCCGCGGGCACGGGACTGACCCGTTCTCGCGCCGCGGGCACACAGGCCATGGGACGGGAGGGCGCCTGCCCGGACGGGGCGCGTGCGGGAGAACGGGGCGGCGAGGGGTGCGGTGAGCGTCCTTGA
- a CDS encoding DNA gyrase/topoisomerase IV subunit B, whose product MTAETSVPSTALLAGADRDGSNYTARHLLVLEGLEAVRKRPGMYIGSTDSRGLMHCLWEIIDNSVDEALGGYCDHIEVILHDDASVEVRDNGRGIPVDVEPKTGLSGVEVVMTKLHAGGKFGGGSYAASGGLHGVGASVVNALSARLDIEVDRGGHTHAISFRRGVPGAFARGGPDAKFEPGNGLRKAKKIPKSRNGTRVRYWADRQIFTKDAKLSLDTLHQRARQTAFLVPGLTIVVRDEFGLGDGGSKGEESFRFDGGISEFCEFLASDRPVCDVLRFTGQGSFKETVPVLDEDGQMTPTEVSRDLGVDVAMRWGTGYDTTLKSFVNIIATPKGGTHVAGFEQAVAKTMNEVLRTKKMLRVAEDDIVKDDALEGLTAVVTVRLAEPQFEGQTKEVLGTSAARRIVNNVITKELKAFLTSTKRDAAQQARVVMEKAVAAARTRIAARQHKDAQRRKTALESSSLPAKLADCRSDDVDRSELFIVEGDSALGTAKLARNSEFQALLPIRGKILNVQKSSVTDMLKNAECGAIIQVIGAGSGRTFDIDAARYGKIIMMTDADVDGSHIRTLLLTLFHRYMRPMVEAGRVFAAVPPLHRIELVQPKKGQDKYVYTYSDRELRDKLMELQSKNIRYKDSIQRYKGLGEMDADQLAETTMDPRRRTLRRINLTDLESAEQVFDLLMGNDVAPRKEFISNSAATLDRSRIDA is encoded by the coding sequence GTGACCGCCGAGACATCCGTGCCGTCCACTGCGCTGCTGGCAGGAGCAGACCGGGACGGATCCAACTACACCGCGCGGCACCTGCTCGTCCTCGAGGGGCTCGAGGCCGTACGCAAGCGCCCGGGCATGTACATCGGATCCACCGACAGCCGTGGCCTGATGCACTGCCTGTGGGAAATCATCGACAACTCCGTCGACGAGGCCCTGGGTGGATACTGCGACCACATCGAGGTGATCCTCCACGACGACGCCTCGGTGGAGGTCCGGGACAACGGCCGGGGCATCCCGGTCGACGTCGAGCCCAAGACCGGCCTGTCCGGCGTCGAGGTCGTCATGACCAAGCTGCACGCCGGCGGCAAGTTCGGCGGTGGCTCCTACGCCGCCTCCGGCGGTCTGCACGGCGTCGGCGCCTCCGTGGTGAACGCCCTGTCCGCCCGCCTGGACATCGAGGTGGACCGTGGCGGGCACACCCACGCCATCAGCTTCCGGCGCGGGGTTCCGGGCGCGTTCGCGCGAGGGGGCCCGGATGCCAAGTTCGAGCCGGGAAACGGGCTGCGCAAGGCCAAGAAGATCCCCAAGAGCCGCAACGGCACACGCGTGCGGTACTGGGCCGACCGTCAGATCTTCACGAAGGACGCCAAGCTCTCCCTGGACACGCTGCACCAGCGGGCCCGCCAGACCGCGTTCCTGGTGCCCGGACTGACCATCGTCGTCCGCGACGAGTTCGGCCTCGGCGACGGCGGCAGCAAGGGCGAGGAGTCCTTCCGCTTCGACGGCGGCATCAGCGAGTTCTGCGAGTTCCTGGCCAGTGACAGGCCCGTCTGCGACGTCCTCCGCTTCACCGGGCAGGGCAGCTTCAAGGAGACGGTGCCGGTCCTTGACGAGGACGGCCAGATGACGCCCACCGAGGTCTCCCGCGACCTCGGCGTCGACGTCGCGATGCGCTGGGGCACCGGGTACGACACCACCCTCAAGTCGTTCGTCAACATCATCGCCACGCCCAAGGGCGGCACCCACGTCGCCGGCTTCGAGCAGGCGGTGGCGAAGACGATGAACGAGGTGCTGCGGACCAAGAAGATGCTCCGCGTCGCCGAGGACGACATCGTCAAGGACGACGCCCTCGAGGGACTCACGGCAGTGGTGACGGTGCGTCTCGCCGAGCCGCAGTTCGAGGGGCAGACCAAGGAGGTCCTCGGCACCTCGGCGGCCCGCCGCATCGTGAACAACGTGATCACCAAGGAACTCAAGGCGTTCCTGACCTCCACCAAGCGTGACGCGGCCCAGCAGGCCCGCGTGGTCATGGAGAAGGCCGTCGCCGCGGCCCGTACCCGCATCGCCGCCCGCCAGCACAAGGACGCCCAGCGCCGCAAGACGGCCCTGGAGTCCTCCTCCCTGCCCGCGAAGCTGGCCGACTGCCGCAGCGACGACGTGGACCGCAGCGAGCTGTTCATCGTCGAGGGCGACTCCGCGCTGGGCACGGCGAAGCTCGCCCGCAACTCCGAGTTCCAGGCACTGCTGCCGATCCGCGGCAAGATCCTCAACGTCCAGAAGTCGTCCGTGACCGACATGCTGAAGAACGCCGAGTGCGGGGCGATCATCCAGGTCATAGGAGCCGGGTCCGGCCGGACCTTCGACATCGACGCGGCCCGCTACGGCAAGATCATCATGATGACCGACGCCGATGTGGACGGCTCCCACATCCGCACCCTGCTCCTGACCCTCTTCCACCGCTACATGCGGCCCATGGTCGAGGCCGGACGGGTCTTCGCCGCGGTGCCGCCGCTGCACCGCATCGAGCTGGTCCAGCCGAAGAAGGGCCAGGACAAGTACGTCTACACGTACTCGGACCGTGAGCTGCGCGACAAGCTCATGGAGCTCCAGAGCAAGAACATCCGGTACAAGGACTCCATCCAGCGGTACAAGGGTCTGGGTGAGATGGACGCCGACCAGCTGGCGGAGACCACCATGGACCCCAGGCGCCGTACGCTTCGTCGGATCAACCTCACCGATCTGGAATCCGCCGAGCAGGTCTTCGACCTGCTGATGGGCAACGACGTCGCACCGCGCAAGGAGTTCATCTCCAACTCGGCGGCGACGCTGGACCGGTCGCGCATCGACGCCTGA
- the whiH gene encoding sporulation transcriptional regulator WhiH → MSTLAHTMMTAARSADSGLANPGELDRYPYAETPAVDRVGAPSWEGVEPELGRVGRRSSGNRGRGLHGQLVQQLGQMIVSGDLGADRPLVPEEIGQRFEVSRTVVRESLRVLEAKGLVSARPNVGTRVRPVSDWNLLDPDIIEWRAFGPQRDDQRRELSELRWTIEPLAARLAAGHGREEVQQRLSDMVGIMGHAMGQGDALTFSRADAEFHTLLIQVAGNRMLDHLSGIVSAALHVSGGPVTGCDRPNDASLAQHGRIVDALATGDGAAAESAMRQLLTVHPEVERVVPAPREH, encoded by the coding sequence GTGAGTACCCTTGCGCACACCATGATGACCGCCGCCCGCTCCGCCGACTCCGGCCTCGCGAACCCGGGCGAACTCGACCGCTACCCGTACGCCGAGACGCCCGCCGTCGACCGCGTCGGGGCGCCCTCCTGGGAAGGAGTGGAGCCCGAGCTGGGCCGCGTGGGCCGGCGCAGCTCGGGCAACCGTGGCCGCGGACTGCACGGGCAACTCGTCCAGCAGCTCGGCCAGATGATCGTTTCGGGCGACCTGGGCGCCGACCGCCCGCTGGTGCCCGAGGAGATCGGGCAGCGTTTCGAGGTCTCGCGCACAGTGGTCCGCGAGTCCCTTCGCGTGCTGGAGGCGAAGGGGCTGGTCAGCGCCCGCCCCAACGTCGGCACGCGCGTGCGCCCCGTCAGTGACTGGAACCTTCTGGATCCGGACATCATCGAGTGGCGTGCCTTCGGGCCGCAGCGCGACGACCAGCGCCGCGAGCTGAGCGAGCTGCGCTGGACGATCGAACCGCTCGCCGCGCGCCTGGCCGCCGGGCATGGGCGCGAGGAGGTCCAGCAGCGCTTGTCGGACATGGTCGGGATCATGGGCCACGCCATGGGACAGGGTGACGCGCTCACCTTCTCGCGCGCCGATGCCGAGTTCCACACCCTGCTCATCCAGGTCGCGGGCAATCGGATGCTGGACCACCTCTCCGGGATCGTCTCCGCGGCGCTCCACGTCTCCGGCGGCCCGGTCACGGGCTGTGACCGGCCGAACGACGCGTCGCTGGCGCAGCACGGCAGGATCGTCGACGCCCTCGCCACCGGGGACGGTGCGGCGGCCGAGTCCGCCATGCGTCAGCTTCTGACCGTCCACCCCGAGGTGGAGCGCGTGGTGCCCGCCCCGCGCGAGCACTGA
- a CDS encoding NUDIX hydrolase gives MPYDPSAFPPFAVTVDLVVLTVRRHSLCALAVRRGEPPFQGRWALPGGFVRADEDLAQAAARELAEETGLCVHDPAAPTQDNGAHLEQLATYGDPGRDPRMRVVSVAHLALAPDLPAPRAGGDASNARWAPVEELLEQSGYGRPGEGLAPLAFDHAQILSDGVERARSKIEYSSLATAFCPPEFTVGELRRVYEAVWSVALDPRNFHRKVTGTPGFLVPTGGTTTRQGGRPAQLFRAGGATLLNPPMLRPEM, from the coding sequence ATGCCCTACGACCCGTCAGCGTTTCCGCCCTTCGCCGTCACCGTGGACCTGGTCGTGCTGACCGTGCGCCGCCACTCCCTGTGTGCGCTGGCGGTGCGCAGGGGCGAGCCGCCCTTCCAGGGGCGCTGGGCCCTGCCCGGCGGGTTCGTGCGGGCCGACGAGGACCTCGCGCAGGCGGCGGCGCGGGAGCTGGCCGAGGAAACCGGGCTGTGTGTCCACGACCCCGCTGCGCCGACCCAGGACAATGGCGCTCACCTGGAGCAGCTCGCGACGTACGGCGACCCCGGGCGCGATCCCCGGATGCGGGTGGTCAGCGTCGCCCACCTCGCGCTCGCGCCGGACCTGCCCGCACCGCGGGCGGGCGGTGACGCCAGCAACGCCCGCTGGGCACCGGTCGAGGAACTGCTGGAACAGAGCGGCTACGGTCGCCCCGGCGAAGGGCTGGCACCGCTCGCCTTCGATCACGCCCAAATCCTGTCGGACGGAGTGGAACGAGCCCGCTCCAAGATCGAGTACTCGTCCCTGGCCACCGCCTTCTGCCCGCCCGAGTTCACCGTCGGTGAGCTGCGGCGCGTCTACGAGGCGGTGTGGAGCGTGGCGCTCGACCCCCGCAACTTCCACCGCAAGGTGACGGGTACACCGGGCTTCCTCGTGCCCACCGGTGGGACGACCACCCGTCAGGGCGGCCGTCCCGCCCAGCTCTTCCGTGCGGGCGGCGCCACCCTTCTCAACCCCCCGATGCTGCGTCCCGAGATGTGA
- a CDS encoding RecQ family ATP-dependent DNA helicase, translated as MDHLELRTEADAVLAELVGDPGGPARLREDQWQAVAALVEEHRRALVVQRTGWGKSAVYFVATALLRRRGAGPTVIISPLLALMRNQVESAARAGIRARTINSANPEEWETIYGEVERGETDVLLVSPERLNSVDFRDQVLPRLAATTGLLVVDEAHCISDWGHDFRPDYRRLRTMLAELPAGVPVLATTATANARVTADVAEQLGTGGGDALVLRGPLDRESLRLGVLQLPDAAHRLAWLGERLGDLPGSGIIYTLTVAAAEEVAAYLRQRGHPVASYTGKTENADRLQAEEDLLANRVKALVATSALGMGFDKPDLGFVVHLGSPSSPIAYYQQVGRAGRGVDHADVLLLPGREDEAIWAYFASVGFPPEEQVRRTLGVLQEADRPLSLPALEPLVDLRRSRLETMLKVLDVDGAVRRVKGGWTATGQAWAYDAERYAWVARQRQSEQQAMRDYVTTTGCRMEFLQRQLDDEKAAPCGRCDTCAGPWLDPAVSSAALAAATGELGRPGVEVEPRKMWPTGLAAVGMDLKGRIPAGRQAATGRALGRLSDIGWGNRLRPLLSAQAADGPVPDDVLAAVVTVLADWARSPDGWAGGSPDAVARPVGVVAVPSRTRPRLVTSLAEGVARVGRLPLLGSLAHSPRAGEYAAHRSNSAQRLRTLAESFTVPDELASALAENPGPVLLVDDYTDSGWTLAVGARLLRQAGAGEVLPLVLALAG; from the coding sequence ATGGACCATCTGGAGCTCCGCACCGAAGCCGACGCCGTCCTCGCCGAGCTCGTCGGCGACCCCGGGGGGCCGGCACGCCTGCGGGAGGACCAGTGGCAGGCGGTGGCGGCCCTGGTGGAGGAGCACCGGCGTGCTCTGGTGGTGCAGCGCACCGGCTGGGGCAAGTCGGCCGTGTACTTCGTGGCCACCGCGCTGCTGCGCCGGCGCGGGGCGGGGCCCACGGTGATCATCTCGCCGCTGCTGGCACTGATGCGCAACCAGGTCGAGTCGGCGGCGCGGGCGGGCATCCGCGCGCGCACGATCAACTCGGCCAACCCGGAGGAGTGGGAAACGATCTACGGGGAGGTCGAGCGGGGGGAGACCGACGTCCTCCTCGTGAGCCCGGAACGCCTCAATTCCGTGGACTTCCGCGACCAGGTACTGCCGAGGCTCGCGGCCACGACCGGTCTCCTCGTGGTGGACGAGGCGCACTGCATCTCCGACTGGGGGCACGACTTCCGTCCCGACTACCGCCGACTGCGCACGATGCTGGCCGAGCTTCCGGCCGGGGTGCCGGTGCTGGCCACCACCGCGACCGCCAACGCCCGGGTCACGGCCGACGTGGCGGAGCAGTTGGGCACCGGTGGCGGGGACGCGCTCGTGCTGCGGGGACCGCTCGACCGGGAGAGCCTCCGGTTGGGGGTGCTCCAGTTGCCGGACGCGGCGCACCGGCTGGCGTGGCTGGGGGAGCGGCTGGGGGACCTGCCGGGTTCCGGGATCATCTACACGCTCACGGTGGCGGCGGCGGAGGAGGTCGCGGCGTACCTGCGGCAGCGCGGTCATCCGGTGGCGTCCTACACGGGCAAGACGGAGAACGCCGACCGGCTGCAGGCCGAGGAGGACCTGCTGGCGAACCGGGTGAAGGCGCTGGTGGCGACCTCGGCCCTGGGCATGGGCTTCGACAAGCCCGACCTGGGCTTCGTCGTGCATCTGGGTTCGCCCTCGTCGCCGATCGCCTACTACCAGCAGGTGGGCCGGGCGGGGCGCGGCGTGGACCATGCGGACGTCCTTTTGCTGCCGGGGCGGGAGGACGAGGCGATCTGGGCGTACTTCGCGTCGGTGGGCTTCCCGCCGGAGGAGCAGGTGCGACGCACGCTGGGCGTACTGCAGGAAGCGGATCGGCCGCTGTCGCTCCCGGCGCTGGAGCCGTTGGTGGACCTTCGCCGCTCGCGACTGGAGACGATGCTGAAGGTCCTGGACGTGGACGGGGCGGTGAGACGCGTGAAGGGCGGCTGGACCGCCACGGGCCAGGCGTGGGCGTACGACGCGGAGCGGTACGCCTGGGTGGCCCGGCAGCGGCAGTCGGAGCAGCAGGCCATGCGGGACTACGTGACGACCACGGGGTGCCGAATGGAGTTCCTGCAGCGGCAGCTCGACGACGAGAAGGCGGCCCCGTGCGGCCGCTGCGACACCTGCGCCGGACCTTGGCTCGATCCGGCCGTCTCCTCCGCGGCCCTCGCGGCGGCGACGGGCGAGCTGGGCCGCCCGGGCGTGGAGGTCGAGCCCCGCAAGATGTGGCCGACCGGCCTCGCCGCCGTGGGCATGGACCTCAAGGGGCGCATTCCCGCGGGCCGGCAGGCGGCCACCGGGCGCGCGCTGGGGAGGCTCTCGGACATCGGCTGGGGCAACCGCCTGCGGCCTCTCCTGTCCGCGCAGGCCGCGGACGGGCCCGTCCCGGACGACGTTTTGGCCGCCGTGGTGACGGTGCTGGCCGACTGGGCCCGGTCACCGGACGGCTGGGCCGGCGGCTCCCCCGACGCGGTGGCGCGGCCGGTGGGCGTCGTCGCCGTTCCTTCCCGTACCCGCCCCCGGCTGGTCACCTCGCTCGCCGAGGGCGTGGCGCGGGTCGGCAGGCTCCCGCTGCTGGGCAGCCTCGCCCACAGCCCCCGTGCAGGTGAGTACGCCGCCCACCGCAGCAACTCCGCCCAGCGGCTGCGCACCCTGGCGGAGTCGTTCACGGTGCCCGACGAACTCGCCTCGGCCCTGGCGGAGAACCCCGGCCCGGTGCTGCTCGTCGACGACTACACCGACTCCGGCTGGACCCTGGCCGTAGGCGCGCGCCTCCTGCGCCAGGCGGGCGCCGGCGAGGTGCTTCCCCTGGTCCTCGCCCTGGCCGGGTAG
- a CDS encoding DUF7455 domain-containing protein, with amino-acid sequence MTTVLTSASPLTAADRCDRCGAQAYLRVVLLSGGELLFCAHHGRKFEPELKKIAAEIQDETERLTAVPESSAEEER; translated from the coding sequence GTGACTACTGTTCTGACTTCCGCAAGCCCGCTGACGGCCGCTGATCGCTGCGACCGCTGCGGCGCTCAGGCATACCTGCGCGTCGTCCTGCTGAGCGGCGGAGAACTGCTCTTCTGCGCCCACCACGGTCGCAAGTTCGAGCCGGAACTCAAGAAGATCGCCGCTGAGATACAGGACGAGACGGAGCGGCTGACGGCCGTTCCCGAATCTTCCGCCGAGGAAGAGCGCTGA
- a CDS encoding S1 family peptidase, giving the protein MRRLFARALAGPLVLAAAATAIPLGTAAPAAADSIVVGGFPVEVSDSPWTVALSSRDRFGGTRAGQFCGGVAVGRTTVLTAAHCLGEEVLGSPPEQVDDLRIIAGRTDLLSDQGQEIPVRSVWVNPSHDDGSNAGDFAVLTLSEALPADSVIGMAADGDPAYTPDTGALVYGWGDTSGAGDYANGLHAARVRVLPDASCERAYPGDEDGRYLSDSMLCAGENAGGRDACQGDSGGPLVGRGRLIGLVSWGNGCGRPGSPGVYTRVSSILRTLGWDTAASQREGA; this is encoded by the coding sequence ATGCGTCGTCTCTTTGCCCGGGCACTGGCCGGGCCGCTGGTGCTGGCGGCCGCCGCGACCGCGATACCGCTGGGGACCGCCGCCCCCGCTGCCGCCGACAGCATCGTCGTCGGGGGCTTTCCGGTCGAAGTGTCCGACAGCCCGTGGACCGTCGCCCTCTCCAGCCGTGACCGGTTCGGGGGTACGCGGGCGGGGCAGTTCTGCGGGGGAGTGGCCGTCGGCCGGACCACCGTGCTGACGGCGGCCCACTGCCTGGGGGAGGAAGTTCTCGGGTCGCCGCCGGAACAGGTGGACGACCTGAGGATCATCGCGGGTCGGACCGACCTGCTGTCGGACCAGGGGCAGGAGATCCCCGTCCGGTCCGTCTGGGTGAACCCGTCGCACGACGACGGCAGCAACGCCGGCGATTTCGCGGTGCTCACCCTCTCCGAGGCCCTCCCCGCCGACTCGGTCATAGGGATGGCGGCGGACGGCGACCCCGCGTACACGCCGGACACCGGAGCCCTCGTCTACGGCTGGGGGGACACCTCGGGCGCCGGCGACTACGCGAACGGCCTGCACGCGGCCCGCGTGCGAGTCCTTCCCGACGCGTCGTGCGAGCGCGCGTATCCGGGGGACGAGGACGGGCGCTACCTGTCAGACAGCATGCTCTGCGCCGGTGAGAACGCCGGTGGCCGCGACGCCTGCCAGGGGGACAGCGGGGGGCCGCTGGTCGGCCGGGGGAGGCTCATCGGCCTCGTGTCCTGGGGGAACGGCTGCGGGCGGCCGGGCAGCCCGGGGGTGTACACGCGCGTCTCCTCGATACTGCGGACGCTTGGCTGGGACACCGCCGCATCGCAGCGCGAGGGCGCCTGA